A window of Corythoichthys intestinalis isolate RoL2023-P3 chromosome 14, ASM3026506v1, whole genome shotgun sequence contains these coding sequences:
- the rab2a gene encoding ras-related protein Rab-2A: MAYAYLFKYIIIGDTGVGKSCLLLQFTDKRFQPVHDLTIGVEFGARMITIDGKQIKLQIWDTAGQESFRSITRSYYRGAAGALLVYDITRRDTFNHLTTWLEDARQHSNSNMVIMLIGNKSDLESRREVKKEEGEAFAREHGLIFMETSAKTASNVEEAFINTAKEIYEKIQEGVFDINNEANGIKIGPQHPTTNSTLPGSQGGQQAGGGCC, from the exons GTGTTGGAAAGTCATGTCTATTACTACAGTTCACAGACAAGCGGTTTCAGCCTGTTCACGACCTTACCATTG GGGTAGAGTTTGGAGCAAGGATGATCACTATAGATGGCAAACAAATCAAACTGCAGATCTGGGATACG GCTGGTCAAGAGTCATTCCGGTCCATCACCAGATCTTACTACAGAGGAGCAGCAGGAGCACTACTCGTCTACGACATCACAAG gagGGACACCTTTAACCACTTGACGACTTGGTTAGAGGACGCTCGCCAACATTCCAACTCCAATATGGTCATCATGCTCATTGGCAACAagag TGACCTGGAGTCACGGAGAGAGGTAAAGAAAGAGGAAGGGGAAGCATTTGCCAGAGAACATGGCCTCATATTTATGGAGACCTCAGCCAAGACTGCCTCGAATGTAGAGGAG GCTTTCATCAACACAGCCAAGGAGATTTATGAGAAGATCCAAGAGGGTGTTTTTGATATCAATAATGAG GCTAACGGTATTAAGATTGGACCTCAGCACCCTACCACTAACTCGACACTGCCCGGTAGCCAGGGAGGCCAACAGGCCGGAGGCGGCTGCTGCTGA